The Pirellulales bacterium genome contains a region encoding:
- a CDS encoding diadenylate cyclase, with amino-acid sequence MQPLKFNEEFATVYDAAAGLAKSSGAHAVLLLLDGPTDWQQLRQHAAGERVIVAADTPEQLAGAHAAGLLPVVLDMAESPVYDKLSQALLEAVADEFVRPGARVVAVYSGFEARALDSISVIDLGDHLGRLTVRDLQQLETRVPLDTLQTVVNLALEIGREGREGKPVGTMFVVGDTVKVRKMCRSAGFDPVKGYSRKERNLKSARVREAIKEIAQMDGAIVVAADGTVELSSQYIDAPATNITLAKGLGARHWAAASISRATKAVAVAVSESNGTVRIFQNGEVVLRIEPFRRPMKWREFEYEPPGE; translated from the coding sequence ATGCAACCGCTCAAGTTCAACGAAGAGTTCGCCACGGTTTACGACGCGGCCGCCGGGCTGGCCAAAAGCTCCGGCGCGCATGCCGTCTTGCTGCTGCTCGACGGCCCCACCGATTGGCAGCAGTTGCGGCAACATGCCGCCGGTGAGCGAGTCATCGTGGCCGCCGACACGCCCGAGCAGCTTGCCGGAGCCCATGCCGCCGGGCTGTTGCCCGTGGTGCTCGATATGGCTGAAAGCCCCGTCTACGACAAGCTTTCGCAGGCCCTGTTGGAGGCGGTGGCCGACGAATTCGTGCGGCCCGGAGCGCGGGTGGTGGCCGTCTATAGCGGTTTCGAGGCGCGGGCACTCGATTCGATCAGCGTGATCGACCTGGGCGACCATTTGGGCCGCCTGACCGTTCGCGACCTGCAGCAGCTCGAAACGCGGGTGCCGCTCGATACCTTGCAAACGGTGGTGAACCTGGCCCTGGAGATTGGCCGCGAGGGACGCGAAGGCAAGCCGGTCGGCACCATGTTCGTGGTGGGCGACACGGTCAAGGTCCGCAAGATGTGCCGTTCGGCCGGCTTCGATCCGGTCAAGGGTTACAGCCGCAAAGAGCGAAACCTGAAGAGTGCCCGTGTGCGCGAGGCGATCAAGGAGATTGCCCAAATGGATGGTGCCATCGTCGTGGCGGCCGACGGCACGGTGGAGCTGTCGTCACAATATATCGACGCGCCCGCGACGAACATTACGCTGGCCAAAGGTTTGGGCGCTCGGCATTGGGCCGCGGCCTCCATCAGTCGGGCAACCAAGGCGGTGGCGGTGGCCGTGAGCGAGTCGAACGGGACGGTGCGGATTTTTCAGAACGGCGAAGTCGTGCTGCGCATCGAGCCGTTCCGACGGCCGATGAAGTGGCGCGAGTTCGAGTATGAGCCACCCGGGGAGTAG
- a CDS encoding GNAT family N-acetyltransferase — protein sequence MVRRHAPRYLPHMLLASSDRFDIGPPPADLQRAALEWAFESIGVPQRGSLVEQTLTAAARGERSLDGLLAAWREHRVLGAVWSEIQPGDSAAVWPPQTSSEAPPALADELLERALDRLASKKVTMVQSLLLTDAGIDAARFRRAGFDHPCDLLYLASSRPQFPTAPSGADLQFAPIVPSALDELAGLIEKTYQQTLDCPALNGHQDCRQVVAGYRATCRDDLRNWFTVRHNDEAAGCLLLADHARSQSWELIYMGLVPVARGRGWGIELVRQAQWLVRQQGGERLLLAVDAANSPALRIYAAAGFMTCDRRSVFLKFLSRSTEDGPPGPSSRTVTA from the coding sequence ATGGTGCGCCGCCACGCTCCGCGGTATCTTCCACACATGCTCCTTGCCAGCAGCGACCGATTCGACATCGGCCCGCCTCCCGCCGATTTGCAGCGCGCCGCCTTGGAATGGGCGTTCGAGTCGATTGGCGTTCCGCAGCGCGGCTCGCTGGTCGAACAAACGCTCACCGCCGCCGCACGCGGCGAGCGGTCGCTCGACGGACTTCTGGCTGCCTGGCGCGAACACCGCGTGCTGGGGGCAGTGTGGTCTGAGATTCAACCAGGCGACTCCGCCGCGGTCTGGCCGCCGCAAACCTCGAGCGAGGCGCCGCCAGCCTTGGCCGACGAGCTGCTCGAACGGGCACTCGATCGATTGGCCTCGAAGAAAGTGACGATGGTGCAAAGCTTGCTTCTCACCGACGCGGGCATCGACGCCGCGCGGTTTCGCCGTGCGGGCTTCGACCACCCCTGCGATCTGCTCTATCTGGCCAGCTCGCGGCCGCAGTTTCCCACGGCGCCCAGCGGTGCGGATTTGCAGTTTGCGCCGATCGTGCCGTCCGCGCTCGATGAATTGGCGGGCCTGATCGAGAAGACGTATCAGCAGACGCTCGACTGCCCGGCGCTCAACGGACACCAAGATTGTCGGCAGGTCGTCGCGGGCTACCGGGCCACCTGCCGAGACGACCTGCGAAATTGGTTTACGGTGCGGCACAACGACGAGGCCGCCGGCTGCCTGTTGCTGGCCGACCATGCCCGCTCGCAAAGCTGGGAGTTGATCTACATGGGCCTGGTGCCTGTCGCCCGTGGCCGCGGCTGGGGAATCGAGTTGGTCCGGCAAGCCCAGTGGCTGGTGCGGCAGCAGGGCGGCGAACGTCTCTTGCTGGCGGTCGACGCGGCCAACTCGCCGGCCTTGCGGATTTATGCGGCCGCCGGTTTCATGACCTGCGACCGCCGCTCGGTGTTTTTGAAATTCCTGTCGCGATCAACGGAGGATGGGCCTCCCGGCCCGTCGAGTCGCACGGTGACGGCATAG
- a CDS encoding PDZ domain-containing protein has product MNRPLVTFGILASWSFAACDALAQPAVDRLERRVRELAQQEGAAADDADIGYLGVVADDPAAKGQGVELLEVHEGSPAEKSGLEAGDLVTKIGDKPVRTLDDFAAAVAGQPVGKTLRITIERHGKPQDIEVTLGPRPPPGARRFAKFGPISGEPQPLRRVQLGVRVEECDVQAATAAGAPVARGAVVSRVAAGSPAAAAGIPLKAIIVAVDGQEVDNPDDLKRIIARARPGQEVKIDYYSRGKLIQRNLRLAEIMPAVPAAPLADPEPPESTDESLTDRQRVERLERRVRALEARIAEFERFLGGAPEP; this is encoded by the coding sequence ATGAACCGGCCGCTCGTCACGTTCGGAATTCTAGCCAGTTGGTCTTTTGCGGCTTGCGACGCCCTGGCCCAGCCGGCCGTCGACCGCTTGGAACGCCGCGTGCGCGAACTGGCGCAGCAAGAGGGCGCCGCGGCCGATGACGCCGACATCGGTTATTTGGGCGTCGTCGCCGACGATCCGGCGGCCAAGGGGCAAGGCGTCGAGTTGCTGGAGGTGCATGAGGGCAGCCCGGCCGAAAAGAGCGGCCTGGAAGCGGGCGACCTGGTGACGAAAATCGGCGACAAGCCGGTCCGCACGCTGGACGACTTCGCGGCAGCCGTGGCAGGCCAGCCCGTGGGCAAGACGTTGCGGATCACGATCGAGCGGCATGGCAAACCCCAGGACATCGAGGTGACGCTCGGCCCACGGCCGCCGCCAGGCGCGCGGCGCTTTGCGAAATTTGGCCCCATTAGTGGCGAGCCCCAGCCGCTGCGCAGGGTGCAGCTCGGGGTACGCGTCGAAGAGTGCGACGTTCAAGCGGCCACCGCCGCCGGCGCGCCGGTGGCGCGAGGGGCGGTCGTGTCGCGGGTGGCCGCGGGATCGCCCGCCGCGGCGGCGGGCATCCCGCTGAAGGCGATCATCGTCGCCGTCGACGGCCAGGAAGTCGACAACCCCGACGACTTGAAACGGATCATCGCCCGCGCGCGTCCCGGCCAAGAAGTGAAGATCGACTATTACAGCCGTGGCAAACTCATCCAGCGCAACCTGCGGCTGGCCGAAATCATGCCCGCGGTCCCAGCGGCCCCCCTGGCAGACCCCGAACCGCCTGAGTCGACGGACGAGTCGCTTACCGATCGCCAGCGCGTCGAGCGACTCGAGCGCCGCGTACGCGCCTTGGAAGCGCGCATCGCCGAGTTCGAACGATTTCTAGGTGGCGCGCCTGAACCCTGA